One Candidatus Limnocylindrales bacterium genomic region harbors:
- the pheA gene encoding prephenate dehydratase, giving the protein MASKKKGLPELRAAIDDVDRRLLALVTERAELAKAVGEAKAVGSRGVLDAGREKQVLGAIRKANRGPLRDDSVEAIFREIISACRAVQRPTTVAFFGPQGTYTHEAAIAQFGSSTILEACDSIPEVFSAVETERATFGIVPVENTTEGAVTPTLDSLAETTAVILAERVLKIDHFLMATDADPKKIRRIASHPQPLAQCKRYLAENFPGIELLPTASTVTAAKLAASEKGTAAIGSRVSLHLYKLEVVARSIQDNAANVTRFLVIGPDQKTRPSGHDRTSLVVTVKDQVGILERIIRQFAKNKVNLSMIESRPLVGRSWEYRFFVDVTGHASSEPVAKALESLERIALSVRVLGSYPIAT; this is encoded by the coding sequence TTGGCTTCGAAGAAAAAAGGTCTGCCTGAGCTGCGAGCGGCAATCGACGACGTCGACCGGCGGCTGCTCGCGCTCGTGACCGAGCGCGCCGAGCTTGCCAAGGCCGTTGGCGAGGCGAAGGCGGTCGGCTCGCGCGGCGTGCTCGATGCCGGGCGCGAGAAGCAGGTTCTGGGCGCGATCCGCAAGGCCAACCGCGGGCCGCTGCGCGACGACTCGGTAGAAGCGATCTTCCGCGAGATCATCTCGGCGTGCCGCGCCGTGCAGCGGCCGACCACGGTCGCGTTCTTCGGACCGCAGGGAACGTACACGCACGAGGCAGCCATCGCGCAGTTCGGAAGCAGCACCATCCTTGAAGCGTGCGATTCGATCCCGGAGGTGTTCAGCGCCGTCGAAACCGAACGTGCGACATTCGGGATCGTGCCGGTCGAGAATACGACGGAAGGCGCGGTGACGCCGACGCTCGACTCGCTCGCGGAAACTACCGCGGTGATCCTCGCCGAGCGCGTCCTCAAGATCGATCACTTCCTGATGGCGACGGACGCGGATCCGAAGAAGATCCGGCGCATCGCATCGCATCCGCAGCCGCTCGCGCAGTGCAAGCGCTACCTTGCCGAGAATTTTCCCGGCATCGAGCTGCTTCCGACCGCGAGCACGGTCACGGCGGCGAAGCTTGCCGCGAGCGAGAAGGGCACCGCCGCGATCGGAAGCCGCGTGTCGCTGCATCTGTACAAGCTCGAAGTGGTGGCGCGCTCGATCCAGGACAATGCGGCCAACGTGACGCGCTTTCTCGTGATCGGTCCCGATCAGAAGACGCGGCCGAGCGGGCACGACCGCACGTCGCTCGTCGTCACCGTCAAAGACCAGGTCGGCATCCTCGAGCGCATCATCCGTCAGTTCGCGAAGAACAAGGTCAACCTGTCGATGATCGAATCGCGGCCGCTCGTCGGCCGGTCGTGGGAATACCGCTTCTTCGTCGACGTGACCGGGCATGCGAGCTCGGAGCCGGTCGCGAAGGCACTCGAATCGCTCGAGCGGATTGCGCTGTCGGTGCGGGTGCTCGGGAGCTATCCAATCGCGACCTGA